In one Bombyx mori chromosome 4, ASM3026992v2 genomic region, the following are encoded:
- the LOC101746351 gene encoding protein enabled homolog isoform X2, which yields MVCKEDVVSWFKELESYKRIDAMCTLLNMCLPFELRFIGTYLEELGKRDFQELRGAELRANNPTDLAADIGGANADPRTRRKMALYVSLLRSCNFACATTLYNAMVSLEQSGLLKGLYGDLLEEILLLYTMALHHPAFTFDQKSHFGDILEKLKLEDQRMQYPEQQEHINVVPVSGGHTQSNITSNITVPPPSLSNMAPPPGLMFVKTPGVQAQNADVVSELNTQPVLGGTGVVPILSEVPHPPPGIPIPQYHNIGDYMGQHAWPTNIIVSALNQPLEVINYPPAAAAPTSPLVSSPGDSRATSPHSRRRLSRDRSPPLQSVTSGPPEPTPLQISTNFENLAIAEMRHNIGDERLRELGIHQYRSLEKLNGVRRRATAYCPPTRSSSDSGSSAASSPPDTPALSLRRGAPSAPPVSYLQYPRPYAFPTPPPAYRPPPPPFANGEPPPYPAPTPYAGFVPVLYAPPKLSCWNCGAAGHAGHECKEPSMEEMTRAGGYQLDFGGAPPESTEK from the exons ATGGTTTGCAAAGAGGACGTGGTATCATGGTTTAAAGAATTGGAAAGCTATAAACGCATAGATGCAATGTGTACACTGTTAAATATGTGTTTACCATTCGAATTGCGCTTCATCGGCACGTACCTAGAAGAGCTCGGTAAGCGGGACTTTCAGGAGTTGCGTGGTGCCGAACTGAGAGCTAACAATCCTACAGATCTGGCTGCGGACATAGGAGGAGCAAATGCAGACCCTAGAACACGACGAAAAATGGCTTTATATGTGTCGTTATTACGATCTTGTAATTTCGCGTGTGCTACAACTCTGTACAATGCCATGGTCAGTTTGGAACAAAGTGGCCTATTGAAGGGCTTATATGGAGATTTACTCgaagaaattttattgttgtatacAATGGCACTACATCACCCAGCCTTCACATTTGATCAGAAATCACATTTTGGTGACattttggaaaaattaaaattggaagATCAACGAATGCAATATCCAGAACAGCAAGAACACATAAATGTAGTGCCAGTGAGTGGTGGCCATACACAGTCCAATATCACCTCCAATATCACAGTTCCACCACCATCCTTATCAAACATGGCTCCACCACCAGGTTTGATGTTTGTCAAAACACCTGGGGTGCAG GCCCAAAACGCAGATGTAGTGTCTGAATTAAATACACAGCCTGTACTTGGTGGAACTGGTGTTGTACCAATTTTGAGTGAGGTACCACATCCACCACCCGGAATACCTATACCACAATATCATAATATTGGAGATTACATGGGACAACATGCCTGGCCTACGAACATCATTGTCTCAGCCTTAAACCAGCCCCTAGag GTAATAAATTATCCTCCAGCTGCTGCTGCTCCAACATCTCCCTTAGTTTCTTCACCAGGTGACAGTCGGGCAACATCGCCACACTCTCGTCGAAGACTATCTCGTGACCGATCGCCGCCACTACAGTCTGTCACATCTGGCCCTCCCGAACCGACCCCCCTACAAATATCTACCAACTTTGAAAACCTGGCTATTGCAGAG ATGCGACACAATATAGGTGATGAGAGATTACGAGAACTCGGAATTCATCAGTACAGGTCTTTAGAAAAGTTGAACGGAGTTCGAAGAAGAGCGACAGCATATTGCCCCCCCACACGATCGTCATCAGACAGTGGCTCCAGTGCGGCTTCGTCTCCTCCCGACACTCCCGCTCTGTCGCTACGTCGCGGTGCTCCTTCCGCGCCGCCCGTTTCTTATCTGCAGTATCCGAGACCCTACGCCTTCCCCACCCCTCCACCTGCCTACCGCCCGCCGCCGCCCCCCTTCGCGAACGGCGAACCCCCTCCGTACCCGGCCCCCACTCCTTACGCTGGATTTGTGCCGGTCTTATACGCGCCGCCGAAACTTTCCTGCTGGAACTGCGGCGCTGCAGGTCACGCAGGACACGAATGTAAAGAGCCGAGCATGGAAGAGATGACGAGGGCAGGTGGATATCAGTTAGACTTTGGTGGTGCTCCGCCGGAGTCGACGGAGAAATAG
- the LOC101746351 gene encoding protein enabled homolog isoform X1, with amino-acid sequence MVCKEDVVSWFKELESYKRIDAMCTLLNMCLPFELRFIGTYLEELGKRDFQELRGAELRANNPTDLAADIGGANADPRTRRKMALYVSLLRSCNFACATTLYNAMVSLEQSGLLKGLYGDLLEEILLLYTMALHHPAFTFDQKSHFGDILEKLKLEDQRMQYPEQQEHINVVPVSGGHTQSNITSNITVPPPSLSNMAPPPGLMFVKTPGVQCFFQAQNADVVSELNTQPVLGGTGVVPILSEVPHPPPGIPIPQYHNIGDYMGQHAWPTNIIVSALNQPLEVINYPPAAAAPTSPLVSSPGDSRATSPHSRRRLSRDRSPPLQSVTSGPPEPTPLQISTNFENLAIAEMRHNIGDERLRELGIHQYRSLEKLNGVRRRATAYCPPTRSSSDSGSSAASSPPDTPALSLRRGAPSAPPVSYLQYPRPYAFPTPPPAYRPPPPPFANGEPPPYPAPTPYAGFVPVLYAPPKLSCWNCGAAGHAGHECKEPSMEEMTRAGGYQLDFGGAPPESTEK; translated from the exons ATGGTTTGCAAAGAGGACGTGGTATCATGGTTTAAAGAATTGGAAAGCTATAAACGCATAGATGCAATGTGTACACTGTTAAATATGTGTTTACCATTCGAATTGCGCTTCATCGGCACGTACCTAGAAGAGCTCGGTAAGCGGGACTTTCAGGAGTTGCGTGGTGCCGAACTGAGAGCTAACAATCCTACAGATCTGGCTGCGGACATAGGAGGAGCAAATGCAGACCCTAGAACACGACGAAAAATGGCTTTATATGTGTCGTTATTACGATCTTGTAATTTCGCGTGTGCTACAACTCTGTACAATGCCATGGTCAGTTTGGAACAAAGTGGCCTATTGAAGGGCTTATATGGAGATTTACTCgaagaaattttattgttgtatacAATGGCACTACATCACCCAGCCTTCACATTTGATCAGAAATCACATTTTGGTGACattttggaaaaattaaaattggaagATCAACGAATGCAATATCCAGAACAGCAAGAACACATAAATGTAGTGCCAGTGAGTGGTGGCCATACACAGTCCAATATCACCTCCAATATCACAGTTCCACCACCATCCTTATCAAACATGGCTCCACCACCAGGTTTGATGTTTGTCAAAACACCTGGGGTGCAG TGTTTCTTTCAGGCCCAAAACGCAGATGTAGTGTCTGAATTAAATACACAGCCTGTACTTGGTGGAACTGGTGTTGTACCAATTTTGAGTGAGGTACCACATCCACCACCCGGAATACCTATACCACAATATCATAATATTGGAGATTACATGGGACAACATGCCTGGCCTACGAACATCATTGTCTCAGCCTTAAACCAGCCCCTAGag GTAATAAATTATCCTCCAGCTGCTGCTGCTCCAACATCTCCCTTAGTTTCTTCACCAGGTGACAGTCGGGCAACATCGCCACACTCTCGTCGAAGACTATCTCGTGACCGATCGCCGCCACTACAGTCTGTCACATCTGGCCCTCCCGAACCGACCCCCCTACAAATATCTACCAACTTTGAAAACCTGGCTATTGCAGAG ATGCGACACAATATAGGTGATGAGAGATTACGAGAACTCGGAATTCATCAGTACAGGTCTTTAGAAAAGTTGAACGGAGTTCGAAGAAGAGCGACAGCATATTGCCCCCCCACACGATCGTCATCAGACAGTGGCTCCAGTGCGGCTTCGTCTCCTCCCGACACTCCCGCTCTGTCGCTACGTCGCGGTGCTCCTTCCGCGCCGCCCGTTTCTTATCTGCAGTATCCGAGACCCTACGCCTTCCCCACCCCTCCACCTGCCTACCGCCCGCCGCCGCCCCCCTTCGCGAACGGCGAACCCCCTCCGTACCCGGCCCCCACTCCTTACGCTGGATTTGTGCCGGTCTTATACGCGCCGCCGAAACTTTCCTGCTGGAACTGCGGCGCTGCAGGTCACGCAGGACACGAATGTAAAGAGCCGAGCATGGAAGAGATGACGAGGGCAGGTGGATATCAGTTAGACTTTGGTGGTGCTCCGCCGGAGTCGACGGAGAAATAG
- the LOC101746211 gene encoding probable 26S proteasome non-ATPase regulatory subunit 3 — MAPVEDVEMKNVESPAAVSDVETADVKKDADVLAVQDLREHIRQIDKAVTSKEPRFAMRVLRALPSTRRKLNGNVLRAIINQIYPASAEKETILSFVENPLPGAVEIEAPRSRSAPKQPVPEVDTYLHLLVLLRLLDTNKLEEATECSQQLMTKVTTQNRRTLDLIAAKCYFYHSRVFELTNKLDVIRGLLHARLRTSTLRNDYEGQAVIINCLLRNYLHYSLYDQADKLVSKSVFPENASNNEWARFLYYLGRIKAARLEYSDAHKHLVQALRKAPQTAAVGFRQTVQKLAIVVELLLGDIPERVIFRQAPLRKALAPYFQLTQAVRLGNLQRFGEVLENYGPQFRNDHTFTLILRLRQNVIKTAIRSIGLSYSRISPKDIARKLGLDSAEDAEFIVAKAIRDGVIEATLDPVKGYMSNKESSDIYCTREPQLAFHQRISFCLDLHNQSVKAMRYPPKSYGKELESAEERREREQQDLELAKEMAEEDDDGFP, encoded by the coding sequence ATGGCTCCAGTGGAAGATGTTGAAATGAAAAATGTGGAAAGTCCTGCAGCTGTTAGTGACGTTGAGACAGCGGATGTAAAGAAAGATGCTGATGTACTAGCTGTTCAGGATCTACGAGAACACATCAGACAAATCGATAAAGCTGTTACTTCGAAAGAACCTAGATTCGCTATGCGTGTACTTAGAGCACTGCCGAGCACTCGCAGGAAGTTAAACGGTAACGTTCTGCGAGCTATTATCAATCAGATTTATCCCGCTAGTGCTGAGAAAGAAACCATACTATCTTTTGTGGAAAATCCTCTCCCTGGTGCCGTAGAAATAGAAGCTCCCAGGTCACGAAGCGCCCCTAAGCAGCCAGTGCCCGAAGTGGATACATATTTGCATCTCCTTGTGCTGTTACGTTTGTTGGATACAAACAAACTTGAAGAAGCCACAGAATGCTCTCAGCAACTAATGACAAAAGTTACTACTCAAAATCGAAGAACCCTTGACTTGATTGCTGCAAAATGCTATTTTTATCACTCAAGAGTGTTTGAACTAACTAACAAGTTGGATGTGATCAGAGGTCTCTTACATGCCCGACTTCGTACATCAACATTGAGAAATGACTATGAAGGTCAAGCTGTTATTATCAACTGCCTGTTGAGAAATTACTTGCACTACTCTTTGTATGATCAAGCCGATAAATTAGTAAGTAAGTCAGTTTTTCCTGAAAATGCCAGCAACAATGAGTGGGCAAGATTTCTGTACTACCTTGGCAGAATAAAAGCAGCAAGGTTAGAATACAGTGATGCACACAAACATCTAGTGCAGGCTTTAAGAAAAGCTCCCCAAACAGCTGCTGTTGGATTCCGTCAAACGGTCCAAAAATTAGCAATTGTAGTGGAATTGCTATTAGGTGATATACCGGAGCGAGTGATTTTCCGTCAAGCTCCACTTCGTAAAGCATTAGCTCCATATTTCCAGCTCACCCAAGCTGTGCGTCTTGGAAACTTGCAAAGATTTGGTGAAGTATTGGAGAATTATGGGCCACAGTTCCGAAATGATCACACATTTACATTGATCCTTCGTCTTAGACAGAATGTTATTAAGACTGCTATTCGTTCAATTGGATTGTCCTATTCTCGCATATCACCAAAAGATATAGCTCGCAAATTAGGGCTTGACTCTGCTGAAGATGCAGAATTCATTGTTGCTAAGGCAATCAGAGATGGAGTGATTGAGGCAACATTAGACCCTGTAAAGGGCTACATGAGTAATAAAGAAAGCTCAGATATTTATTGTACTAGAGAGCCACAGTTAGCCTTTCATCAGCGGATTTCATTTTGCCTAGATTTACACAACCAAAGTGTTAAGGCAATGAGATATCCACCAAAATCATACGGAAAAGAATTGGAAAGTGCTGAGGAACGCCGTGAAAGAGAACAGCAAGATCTGGAACTTGCCAAAGAAATGGCAGAGGAAGATGATGATGGTTTCCCATGA
- the LOC101745049 gene encoding dynein axonemal assembly factor 6, with amino-acid sequence MEFSPSTMEKLAELFRPPEPDVFQGEDFTPTEYEITSVRGKIPATERDPKDPKTIEEYEELEDRAAEDLCRIGAGLDDRKTPQYTMNYQQSVSAEDVFLQIGPKTPSSASCENIVIRIKMPGDKKENVDLNVDRTTVTVNSSQYTLNLPLPHGIDPDLSKANWDTAEDMLVLTLKLDREFDFVNF; translated from the exons ATGGAATTCTCACCATCCACCATGGAGAAGTTGGCTGAATTATTTAGACCTCCAGAACCAGATGTTTTTCAGGGTGAAGATTTCACACCAACCG AATATGAAATAACATCGGTAAGAGGTAAAATACCGGCTACAGAAAGAGATCCTAAAGATCCTAAAACGATTGAGGAATATGAAGAGCTGGAGGACAGAGCTGCTGAAGATTTATGTCGTATCGGAGCTGGCCTCGATGATCGTAAAACTCCACAGTACACAATGAACTATCAGCAATCTGTTTCGGCGGAAGATGTATTTCTTCAG ATTGGTCCTAAAACTCCGTCTTCGGCTAGTTGTGAAAATATTGTGATAAGAATAAAAATGCCAGGAGATAAAAAAGAGAATGTTGATTTAAACGTAGATCGAACAACCGTAACTGTAAATTCTTCACAATACACCTTGAATTTACCATTACCACATGGCATCGATCCAGATTTATCTAAAGCCAACTGGGATACTGCTGAAGATATGCTAGTCTTAACCCTTAAATTGGATAGAGagtttgattttgttaatttctga
- the LOC101746068 gene encoding cysteine-rich venom protein ENH1 translates to MLLRCVVWLQFILILDLSGHLHTEKVLDKDKQLFPPHLIGEDSLNPKREIVRRKIVLYHNFFRSKVRPIASNMLLMSWHPKAARQAQRYAEQCVYLTHNDIKENTVPSLGTCGQNLFVAAQKTPWFFAIKTWFVENENFTYGDPNVNLTAVGHYTQMVWATSYKVGCGLAHCSGGPWGHFYNYVCHYCPGGNILTIAQYPYKTGEKCSDCPDHCTSESLCTNFCPVRDYYSNCDELVKNIDGFCKQGMCNATCSCGSKLLHKNYPWS, encoded by the exons ATGCTTCTCCGATGTGTAGTATGGTTACAATTTATACTGATTCTAGATTTGAGTGGACATTTGCATACTGAGAAAGTTTTGGATAAGGATAAAC aatTATTTCCACCTCATCTCATCGGAGAAGATTCGCTGAACCCTAAAAGGGAAATTGTTCGGAGAAAAATAGTACTTTATCATAATTTTTTCCGTTCCAAAGTTCGACCAATTGCGTCGAATATGCTCCTCATG TCGTGGCATCCCAAGGCAGCTCGTCAAGCACAGCGCTACGCAGAGCAATGCGTGTATTTAACACATAATGATATTAAAGAGAACACCGTACCTTCTCTGGGAACCTGTGGACAAAATTTATTCGTAGCGGCACAGAAGACACCATG GTTTTTCGCCATAAAGACTTGGTTCGTGGAGAATGAAAACTTCACGTATGGAGATCCAAACGTGAACCTCACAGCAGTAGGACACTACACCCAAATGGTTTGGGCAACGAGCTACAAAGTCGGATGTGGTCTAGCGCATTGTTCCGGGGGACCATGGGGACATTTTTATAACTACGTGTGTCACTATTGTCCTgg tGGCAACATCCTCACAATAGCACAGTATCCATACAAAACTGGTGAGAAATGCTCGGATTGCCCAGATCACTGCACATCTGAGTCTTTGTGCACGAATTTCTGTCCGGTTCGTGACTATTACTCTAACTGCGATgagctagtaaaaaatatcgACGGTTTCTGCAAGCAAGGAATGTGCAACGCGACTTGTTCATGTGGATCGAAACTTCTTCACAAGAATTATCCTTGGTCATAA